One segment of Paenibacillus rhizovicinus DNA contains the following:
- a CDS encoding ABC transporter ATP-binding protein, whose translation MNAAAIIRTENISKAYGKTTVLKNIDLTVEAGEFTAVMGPSGSGKSTLMNVLSTIDRFTAGDVWLEGQSLLALDKKDLRRFRQERMGFIFQDYNLLDMLTVKENILLPLSLRRMKPQEMDARLMPIVEALNIADLLDKYPSELSGGQKQRTACARAIITKPAIVYADEPTGALDSRSATQLLEELSVLNRKFGTTILMVTHDVYAASYCSRVIFLRDGAIVNEMYPGEQSQQAFYNRILETQSLLGGKLR comes from the coding sequence ATGAACGCAGCCGCGATTATACGCACGGAGAACATTTCGAAAGCCTACGGCAAAACGACGGTCTTGAAAAATATCGATTTGACCGTCGAAGCCGGCGAATTTACCGCCGTAATGGGACCTTCCGGTTCCGGCAAATCGACGCTGATGAACGTCTTGTCGACGATCGACCGGTTTACGGCCGGCGACGTTTGGCTGGAAGGGCAGTCCTTGCTAGCGCTGGATAAGAAGGACTTGCGGAGGTTCCGGCAGGAACGGATGGGATTTATTTTTCAAGACTACAATTTGCTGGACATGCTGACCGTGAAGGAGAATATTCTGCTTCCGCTGTCGCTGCGCAGAATGAAGCCGCAGGAGATGGACGCGCGGCTCATGCCGATCGTGGAAGCGTTGAACATCGCCGATTTGCTGGATAAATATCCGAGCGAGCTGTCCGGCGGACAGAAGCAGCGCACGGCATGCGCCCGCGCCATCATTACGAAACCGGCGATCGTGTACGCGGACGAGCCGACAGGAGCGCTGGATTCCAGATCGGCGACGCAATTGCTCGAAGAGCTGTCCGTGTTGAACCGTAAATTCGGCACGACGATTCTGATGGTCACGCATGACGTGTATGCCGCGAGTTACTGCAGCCGGGTCATATTCCTGCGCGACGGGGCGATCGTCAATGAAATGTACCCGGGGGAGCAAAGCCAGCAAGCCTTCTACAATCGCATTCTGGAAACGCAGAGCTTGCTGGGAGGAAAGCTGAGATGA
- a CDS encoding class I SAM-dependent methyltransferase, translating to MGFDYIQYWEDNYKGGGTSGRGSFGELADFKAEVVNGVIAQYGLSRVVEFGCGDGNQLSLMHYPHYLGLDISPTAVQLCAEKYGRDATKSFMLYRPGAFFNRGFLETDLTVCLDVLYHITEEADYRATLRDLFSPKPRVVVIYTRITRQTEPQVVETIRDRDIFHYLAEFEDYYVHELIPQRYKDQSSADFIILRRAGD from the coding sequence ATGGGGTTCGATTATATCCAATATTGGGAGGACAATTATAAAGGCGGGGGCACGTCCGGCCGAGGGTCTTTCGGAGAATTGGCGGATTTCAAGGCGGAGGTCGTCAATGGCGTCATCGCGCAATACGGCTTGAGCCGCGTCGTGGAATTCGGATGCGGCGACGGCAACCAGCTGTCGCTGATGCATTATCCTCACTATCTCGGACTGGATATTTCCCCGACCGCCGTCCAGCTGTGCGCGGAGAAATACGGACGCGACGCGACCAAGAGCTTCATGCTTTACCGGCCCGGCGCGTTCTTCAACCGCGGTTTCTTGGAAACGGATCTGACGGTATGCCTGGACGTGCTCTATCATATTACGGAGGAAGCGGATTACCGGGCGACGCTCCGCGATCTGTTCAGTCCGAAGCCTCGCGTCGTCGTCATATACACGCGGATTACCCGGCAGACGGAACCGCAGGTCGTCGAGACGATCCGGGACCGCGATATTTTTCATTACTTGGCGGAGTTCGAAGATTATTATGTGCATGAACTCATTCCGCAGCGATATAAGGACCAGTCGTCGGCGGATTTCATCATCTTGCGCCGGGCAGGAGACTGA
- a CDS encoding glycosyltransferase, with translation MTVRRILIGSPIRQKEEILVLFLQSLGRLRHATWTCDYVFVDDNEDAAASLLLGQFADAVNAQGSSTVRILTSSLASSSDYKRDEITHYWNDALIGKVADWKDRFIRIAREEQYEALFLIDSDLLLHPETLESLLAAEKPIVAAIFWTQWYPESMELPQVWLKDHYWPWQSDGDQDAAREEQLKLLVKLRIPGVYDVGGLGACTLIGREALAQPISFQTISNLSLWGEDRHFCVRAASLGIGLFVDTRYPAFHIYRETDLPRAQQYYRVTAPEDEERRRPPYFFMKYAGPKLVLSMTARNEEGRYLGEALLRHREYIDAAVIVDDGSTDATAEIIHDRLEGIPLHYVRNEKSLFSNEVDLRRQQWNATAQLRPEWILNLDADEYFEDRFAAEIASLLANPHANTYLFRLYDFWNEHQYREDAYWQAHKTYRPFLARYTPGFPYQWNEAKQHCGRFPMNIIDSSAMLSHLRLKHFGWARESDRRLKAARYAELDPHAQYGWQEQYDSILADPRLVDWQENESVLNAIPTALR, from the coding sequence TTGACCGTTCGACGTATTCTCATCGGCAGTCCTATCCGCCAGAAGGAGGAAATTCTCGTCTTGTTTCTCCAATCGCTGGGAAGGCTGCGACATGCGACCTGGACCTGCGATTATGTGTTTGTCGACGATAACGAAGATGCCGCCGCCAGTCTGCTTCTCGGCCAATTTGCGGATGCCGTCAATGCCCAAGGATCCTCGACGGTCAGAATTTTGACCAGCAGCCTGGCATCGTCGTCCGACTATAAACGAGATGAAATCACGCATTATTGGAATGATGCCTTGATCGGCAAAGTCGCCGATTGGAAAGACCGTTTCATCCGGATCGCCCGGGAAGAACAGTATGAAGCCTTGTTTCTCATCGACTCCGACTTGCTGCTCCATCCCGAAACGCTGGAATCGCTGCTTGCGGCGGAGAAGCCCATCGTCGCCGCGATTTTCTGGACGCAATGGTATCCCGAAAGCATGGAACTGCCCCAGGTGTGGCTGAAAGACCATTATTGGCCGTGGCAGTCGGACGGCGATCAAGACGCGGCACGTGAGGAACAGCTGAAGCTGCTCGTTAAGCTCCGCATTCCAGGCGTCTATGACGTCGGCGGCTTGGGCGCATGTACATTGATCGGACGCGAGGCGCTTGCGCAGCCGATCTCATTCCAAACGATCTCGAACCTGTCCCTCTGGGGCGAGGATCGGCATTTTTGCGTGCGCGCAGCTTCGCTTGGCATCGGGTTGTTCGTGGATACCCGCTATCCCGCATTCCACATCTATCGGGAGACGGACTTGCCGAGAGCGCAGCAGTATTATCGCGTGACGGCGCCGGAAGACGAGGAGCGCCGCCGTCCTCCGTACTTCTTCATGAAATACGCGGGCCCGAAGCTGGTCCTCTCGATGACGGCACGCAACGAGGAAGGGCGCTATCTGGGAGAGGCGCTGCTCCGGCACCGCGAATATATCGATGCGGCGGTCATCGTCGACGACGGCAGCACGGACGCCACGGCGGAAATTATTCATGACCGGCTCGAGGGCATCCCGCTCCATTACGTGCGCAACGAGAAGTCCTTGTTCTCGAACGAAGTGGATTTACGCAGACAGCAGTGGAACGCCACGGCCCAGCTGCGGCCGGAATGGATTTTGAACCTGGATGCGGATGAATACTTCGAGGATCGTTTCGCGGCCGAAATCGCTTCGCTGCTGGCAAATCCGCATGCGAATACTTATTTGTTCAGGCTGTACGACTTTTGGAACGAGCACCAATACCGCGAGGATGCCTATTGGCAGGCGCATAAGACCTATCGCCCGTTCCTTGCCAGATATACGCCGGGTTTCCCTTACCAATGGAACGAAGCGAAGCAGCATTGCGGGCGGTTTCCGATGAATATCATCGATTCGTCGGCCATGCTGTCCCATTTGCGGTTGAAGCATTTCGGCTGGGCAAGGGAAAGCGACAGGCGATTGAAAGCGGCGCGCTACGCGGAACTGGATCCCCATGCGCAATACGGCTGGCAGGAACAGTACGATTCCATTCTCGCCGATCCCCGCTTGGTCGACTGGCAGGAAAACGAGTCCGTTCTTAACGCAATTCCGACAGCATTGAGGTAG
- a CDS encoding LysR family transcriptional regulator, whose protein sequence is MDLKELITFRTIVREGTFSKAAAVLNYAQSTVTNQVQRLEKELGLQLFTRGWDAELTEAGRRYADEVDKLIAHWQYVIEQAKALRQEEIGELRIGLIEPLAEGVLPAVMRNFGGLKPNISGHFTIGNTDTLAEDVRRQTIHAAVCGEPADTAGLSFSPLYNERVSFIAAADHPLASMAAADSALPLAALNDHPLILGGKTCLYHLKVQRAFSRIEASPFTHTVSRIASIPAMIREIPAIGAVLESTALPVGVVRLPVQLETPEIPVGILQPRSTDYVAAPLRLFLQGLRDEIGKRSPLRPA, encoded by the coding sequence ATGGATTTGAAAGAATTAATAACGTTCCGGACGATCGTCCGGGAAGGCACGTTCTCCAAGGCGGCCGCCGTGCTGAATTACGCCCAATCGACGGTGACGAACCAAGTCCAGCGATTGGAGAAAGAGCTTGGCCTGCAGTTGTTCACGCGAGGATGGGACGCGGAGCTGACGGAAGCCGGGCGGCGCTACGCCGACGAAGTCGATAAACTGATCGCGCATTGGCAGTATGTCATCGAGCAAGCCAAGGCGCTGCGGCAGGAAGAAATCGGCGAGCTGCGCATCGGGTTGATCGAGCCGCTGGCCGAAGGCGTGCTGCCTGCGGTTATGCGTAATTTCGGCGGGCTCAAACCGAACATTTCCGGTCATTTCACGATCGGCAATACGGATACGCTCGCCGAGGACGTTCGCAGGCAAACGATTCATGCGGCCGTATGCGGCGAACCTGCAGACACAGCAGGCTTATCGTTCAGTCCGCTGTACAACGAGAGAGTATCGTTCATCGCGGCAGCCGATCATCCGCTTGCAAGCATGGCCGCAGCGGATTCTGCGCTTCCTCTTGCCGCACTTAACGACCATCCTTTGATTCTTGGAGGCAAAACCTGCTTGTATCACTTGAAGGTCCAGCGGGCGTTCTCGCGCATCGAGGCTTCGCCTTTCACCCATACCGTCAGCCGAATCGCATCCATTCCCGCCATGATCCGGGAGATACCCGCCATCGGGGCCGTTCTGGAATCCACGGCGCTCCCCGTCGGCGTCGTTCGCCTGCCGGTTCAACTGGAGACGCCGGAGATTCCCGTCGGCATCCTGCAGCCGAGAAGTACGGATTACGTTGCCGCTCCCTTGCGTCTGTTTCTGCAGGGTTTGCGCGATGAGATCGGCAAGCGTTCACCGCTTCGCCCGGCATGA
- a CDS encoding glycosyltransferase encodes MITISLCLIVKDEEDVLARCVDSVKAAVDEIVIVDTGSTDATRSIAAAYTKCVYDFEWIEDFAAARNYAFSKATSAYILWLDADDVLLEQDLQKLLALKSSLSSDVDTVSMDYHLSKDEYGTVTSALRRNRLVKRSRGFRWIGAVHEYLEVYGVSFASDIAVTHASLRHDSDRNLRIYEQRLAKGESFGPRDLYYYANELNDHARYEQAIIYYSRFLLSGEGWVEDNIAACGKMSDCYSALGAVDLALEYALRSFKYGSPRPEFCCRIGYWHLQRGAHATAAYWYEAALTTPKPEQSWSLQNNSCSTWLPHLQLCVCYDKLGDYARAFVHNERAREYRPEDASVLHNKAYLEGVLRPMLDERMAAEAEPAEAEPVEAEQASRPEKMAEQEVPL; translated from the coding sequence GTGATCACCATCAGTTTATGCCTCATTGTGAAGGACGAAGAGGATGTGCTTGCGCGGTGCGTGGATTCAGTAAAGGCCGCCGTTGACGAAATCGTCATTGTGGACACGGGATCGACGGACGCAACCAGAAGCATTGCCGCTGCATACACGAAGTGCGTCTATGATTTCGAGTGGATCGAAGACTTCGCGGCTGCCCGCAATTATGCATTCAGCAAAGCGACTTCCGCTTATATCCTGTGGCTGGACGCAGACGACGTGCTGCTGGAACAGGATTTACAGAAGCTGCTCGCGCTCAAAAGCTCTCTATCGTCCGATGTGGATACGGTTTCGATGGACTATCACTTAAGCAAGGACGAATACGGGACCGTCACAAGCGCCCTTCGCAGGAATCGTCTCGTGAAACGATCGCGCGGCTTCAGGTGGATCGGCGCGGTCCATGAATATTTGGAGGTCTACGGGGTATCTTTCGCATCGGACATCGCTGTCACGCATGCCAGTCTCCGGCACGACAGCGACCGGAACCTGCGTATTTACGAACAGCGGCTGGCAAAAGGCGAATCGTTCGGACCAAGGGATTTGTATTACTACGCCAACGAACTGAACGACCATGCGCGTTACGAACAGGCGATTATCTATTACAGCCGCTTTCTTCTGTCCGGGGAAGGCTGGGTAGAGGATAACATCGCCGCGTGCGGGAAGATGTCGGATTGCTACTCGGCGCTCGGAGCGGTCGACTTGGCGCTGGAATACGCGCTGCGATCGTTCAAATACGGCAGTCCGCGGCCCGAGTTTTGCTGCCGGATCGGGTATTGGCATTTGCAGCGGGGGGCTCACGCAACCGCGGCTTATTGGTACGAAGCGGCATTGACCACGCCTAAACCGGAGCAATCCTGGTCGCTGCAAAACAATTCCTGCTCGACGTGGCTGCCGCACTTGCAGCTGTGCGTGTGTTACGACAAGCTCGGCGATTACGCGAGGGCTTTCGTTCATAACGAACGCGCGCGCGAGTACCGCCCGGAAGACGCATCCGTGCTGCACAACAAGGCCTATCTGGAAGGCGTGCTGCGGCCGATGCTGGATGAGAGAATGGCGGCCGAAGCTGAGCCGGCCGAGGCGGAGCCGGTTGAAGCGGAGCAAGCATCGCGGCCTGAGAAGATGGCTGAGCAGGAGGTGCCGCTATGA
- a CDS encoding class I SAM-dependent methyltransferase, producing the protein MSSGGSAADAGRHAMAARFFTASDERADSFVFQLPSTWWSRPYEYAWCAGFANPDDVVLDAACGISHPFKFFLADRCKEAHACDWDARILSETDIYMDVVRDFGKGAAEILMRTSGLSGLRRAHASIAALPYPGEYFDTIFCISVLEHLGAADVTAALGEFARTLKPAGRLVLTFDYPTVDLHRFRELAQEQGLIIAGGFADALPADAVTSELWGRLYCYRAVLHKRLYVK; encoded by the coding sequence ATGAGCAGCGGCGGATCGGCGGCGGATGCCGGCCGGCATGCCATGGCAGCCCGCTTCTTCACGGCCTCCGATGAACGCGCCGACAGCTTCGTGTTCCAGCTTCCATCCACGTGGTGGAGCAGGCCGTATGAGTATGCATGGTGCGCCGGATTCGCCAACCCGGACGACGTCGTTCTGGATGCGGCATGCGGCATATCGCACCCGTTCAAGTTCTTTTTGGCCGACCGCTGCAAGGAAGCGCATGCCTGCGACTGGGATGCGCGCATCCTATCGGAAACGGACATTTACATGGACGTGGTTCGCGATTTCGGCAAAGGAGCGGCGGAAATCCTCATGCGGACGTCCGGCTTGAGCGGCTTGCGGCGAGCGCATGCCAGCATTGCGGCGCTGCCGTACCCGGGCGAGTATTTCGACACGATCTTCTGCATCTCCGTGCTGGAGCACCTGGGCGCAGCGGATGTGACGGCAGCGCTCGGGGAATTCGCCCGGACGCTGAAACCGGCGGGGCGGCTCGTGCTGACCTTCGATTATCCGACGGTCGATCTGCATCGTTTCCGGGAGCTTGCGCAGGAGCAGGGGCTGATCATCGCCGGAGGTTTCGCCGATGCGCTGCCAGCGGATGCGGTGACGTCCGAGCTGTGGGGGAGATTGTACTGCTATCGTGCCGTTCTGCATAAACGTCTATATGTGAAATGA
- a CDS encoding FtsX-like permease family protein — protein MTLLELSLKNVRRNLGLYTIYGISMVIGIMIFFSFSSVMYNPDILDALENAQNFQTGFLIGSSVIVLFVVLFILYANSFFIRQRKKELGMYMLYGMKERHLLLMLLYETLALGAAALLAGGLLGGLLSKIFGALLMNLMKYDQAISLDYPVQAIIATLAVFVVLIAAAAIQSYLLIARVQLVDLFRAKEITEKPIRTSAVLAVLAVLLLGTSLFIVGSGKQSAFWSDHAGASLIYCSIGIVAGTYLFFRQFAGWLLQQWSRSKRYYGGNTTLWTSSIRFQIRGNTLNLTFISLFSTMLILLMCFVSINYSVQFEAVGRNLPNDLAYESKSAAVDSEVKKAIEASDHGILTSRTLELLRSEPVTDPAIAFENPEYYAPGVLLVSAADYNAVVAARGDKQQVSLSGDEAVSLSQGMDFPEALPGSGAAFQVRVLSDGASKSHESNGSNASTKESKASNESHAATFKVVEKKDYALLGWSTDPVTSMVKKPAVLVIADGEYDRLSQESQASASNSASISTFRIYNLADAANAEALSRELHAIVTGQSDTYYSSFADVYSRQIEGSSLLLFSSAFLALIALFSLASVIYFKQLREATEARRQYAILRKLGVGRREMMSVIRKQLLFVFALPLLPGLLSSWLIIKTYILDSVQDFPNLKGMVWGIMALYFLIYAGFYLVSTNIYYRIANRTA, from the coding sequence ATGACGCTGCTCGAGTTGTCCTTGAAGAACGTTCGGCGAAACCTCGGTCTGTACACGATTTACGGCATTTCCATGGTCATCGGCATCATGATTTTCTTCTCGTTCTCGTCCGTCATGTACAATCCCGACATTCTGGATGCGCTGGAGAACGCGCAGAACTTCCAAACCGGCTTCCTGATCGGTTCGTCGGTCATCGTGCTGTTCGTCGTCTTGTTTATTCTCTATGCCAATTCCTTCTTCATCCGTCAGCGGAAGAAAGAGCTCGGCATGTATATGCTGTACGGCATGAAAGAGCGCCATCTGCTGCTCATGCTGCTGTACGAGACGCTGGCGCTTGGCGCTGCGGCGCTTCTTGCGGGCGGGTTATTAGGCGGCTTGCTGTCCAAGATTTTCGGCGCGCTGCTGATGAATCTCATGAAATACGATCAAGCGATCTCGCTCGACTATCCGGTGCAGGCAATCATCGCCACGCTTGCGGTGTTCGTCGTGCTGATCGCTGCCGCCGCGATCCAGAGCTACCTGTTGATCGCTCGCGTGCAGCTGGTCGACCTCTTCCGCGCGAAGGAGATAACGGAGAAGCCGATCCGGACATCGGCCGTGCTTGCCGTGCTCGCAGTCCTGTTGCTGGGCACGTCGCTCTTCATCGTCGGAAGCGGCAAGCAATCCGCCTTCTGGTCGGATCATGCCGGCGCATCCTTAATTTATTGCTCGATCGGCATCGTCGCGGGCACGTACTTGTTCTTCCGCCAATTCGCCGGCTGGCTGCTGCAGCAATGGAGCCGAAGCAAGCGGTATTACGGCGGCAATACGACGCTGTGGACCTCGTCGATCCGGTTTCAAATTCGCGGCAATACGTTGAATTTGACGTTTATATCCTTATTCAGCACGATGCTCATCCTGCTCATGTGCTTCGTATCGATCAATTATTCCGTTCAATTCGAGGCGGTCGGCCGCAATCTTCCGAATGATCTTGCGTACGAGTCGAAGAGCGCCGCCGTCGATAGCGAAGTGAAGAAGGCGATCGAGGCTTCTGATCATGGCATATTGACCAGCCGCACATTGGAGCTGCTGCGCTCCGAACCGGTGACGGATCCTGCGATCGCGTTCGAGAATCCGGAATATTACGCGCCCGGCGTGCTGCTCGTGTCGGCTGCGGATTATAATGCCGTCGTCGCGGCGCGCGGCGATAAGCAGCAGGTCAGCCTAAGCGGCGATGAAGCGGTATCCCTCTCGCAAGGCATGGATTTTCCGGAAGCGCTGCCCGGATCGGGCGCAGCGTTCCAAGTCCGCGTGCTGTCGGATGGGGCGAGTAAATCGCATGAATCGAATGGATCGAATGCGTCAACTAAAGAATCGAAAGCGTCAAATGAATCGCATGCAGCAACGTTCAAGGTCGTGGAGAAGAAAGACTACGCGCTGCTGGGCTGGTCGACGGATCCCGTCACATCGATGGTCAAGAAGCCTGCCGTGCTTGTCATCGCTGACGGGGAATATGACCGATTGAGCCAGGAGAGCCAGGCTTCAGCTTCTAACTCAGCTTCGATCTCGACGTTTCGAATCTATAACCTTGCGGACGCCGCCAACGCAGAAGCGCTGTCGCGGGAGCTCCACGCCATCGTGACCGGACAGTCCGACACGTATTATTCGTCCTTCGCCGACGTGTATTCCAGGCAGATCGAAGGCTCGTCGCTGCTGTTGTTCTCCAGCGCCTTCCTCGCGCTGATCGCGCTGTTCTCCTTGGCCAGCGTCATCTATTTCAAGCAGCTGCGGGAAGCGACGGAAGCTCGCCGGCAGTATGCGATCCTCCGCAAGCTGGGCGTCGGCCGGAGGGAAATGATGAGCGTCATTCGCAAGCAGCTGCTGTTCGTGTTCGCGCTGCCGCTCCTGCCGGGTTTGTTGAGCAGCTGGCTTATTATTAAGACGTACATCTTGGACTCCGTGCAGGATTTTCCGAATTTGAAGGGGATGGTATGGGGCATTATGGCGTTGTACTTCTTGATTTATGCCGGGTTCTATCTTGTTTCCACGAATATATATTATCGGATCGCCAATCGGACGGCGTAA
- a CDS encoding sensor histidine kinase: protein MKLWRFLKYERSYMLLCAATFGLVMLIGYTEPGNRLHAENLIYLLVLQLLLMAAFFGYRYYRNTLAIRMMREEDGEPLSLEAEACQQVIQEMERAHIRALNEVHARQKEYYDFIVSWFHEVKTPISVIRLMQQTEVDARSLEEQVTRIEQYVDQALYYAKLDSFNQDYELVNCDLEPLVKAAVKSSSKAFIAKKIRLSLDIGSTIVQSDSKWLYYIIGQLLSNGLKYTPAQGEISIAARTNDREKLLIVRDTGIGIEPRDLPRIFNRGFTGTNGRIHMKSTGMGLYLAQELSKRLGHYITCVSEAGRFTEMTVHFPRSHDPYRETLQHAPFGSDGSSNERSSPGD from the coding sequence ATGAAGCTGTGGCGTTTCCTGAAATACGAACGATCCTACATGCTGCTCTGCGCGGCGACCTTCGGCTTGGTCATGCTGATCGGGTACACGGAACCGGGCAACCGGCTGCATGCCGAGAATCTGATCTACCTGCTCGTGCTGCAGCTGCTGCTCATGGCCGCCTTCTTCGGATACCGCTACTATCGGAACACGCTTGCGATCCGCATGATGCGCGAAGAAGACGGCGAGCCGTTGTCGCTCGAAGCCGAGGCTTGCCAGCAAGTCATTCAAGAGATGGAACGCGCGCATATCCGGGCGCTGAACGAGGTGCATGCGAGGCAGAAGGAGTATTATGATTTCATCGTGTCCTGGTTCCACGAAGTGAAGACGCCGATCTCCGTCATCCGCCTCATGCAGCAGACCGAAGTCGACGCGCGCAGCCTCGAGGAGCAGGTCACCCGTATCGAGCAGTATGTCGATCAAGCGCTGTACTATGCGAAATTGGATAGTTTCAACCAAGACTACGAGCTCGTCAATTGCGACTTGGAGCCCCTAGTCAAGGCTGCCGTGAAGAGCAGTTCCAAAGCGTTCATCGCCAAAAAAATCCGGCTGTCGCTGGACATCGGTTCCACGATCGTGCAAAGCGACTCCAAGTGGCTGTACTACATTATCGGCCAGCTGCTGTCCAACGGCTTGAAATACACGCCCGCGCAAGGGGAAATCAGCATCGCCGCGCGAACGAACGACCGGGAAAAGCTGCTTATCGTGCGGGACACCGGCATCGGCATCGAACCCCGCGATCTGCCGCGCATCTTCAATCGGGGGTTCACCGGAACGAACGGCCGCATTCATATGAAGTCGACCGGCATGGGGCTATATCTGGCGCAAGAGTTGTCGAAGCGGCTTGGCCATTACATCACATGCGTCTCCGAAGCCGGCCGCTTCACCGAAATGACCGTGCATTTTCCAAGAAGCCACGATCCTTACCGCGAGACGCTGCAGCATGCGCCCTTCGGCAGCGACGGCAGCAGCAATGAACGCAGCAGCCCCGGCGACTGA
- a CDS encoding tautomerase family protein, with product MPFIRVSYLEEHYREEQLAGIARTIMTALQEEFDVPDEDYFQVYHGHKRGEFQYSRNYLQVSRSDGLVFVQITLASGRSTEKKQRFYRELAALLQAECGIREEDVFVVLVETGLENWSFGNGVAQMIEIDERIR from the coding sequence ATGCCTTTCATTCGTGTCAGTTACTTGGAGGAGCACTATCGGGAAGAGCAGCTTGCCGGTATCGCGAGGACGATCATGACAGCCTTGCAGGAGGAGTTCGACGTGCCGGACGAGGATTATTTTCAAGTGTATCACGGTCATAAGCGGGGCGAGTTTCAATACAGCCGCAATTATTTGCAGGTGAGCCGCAGCGACGGTCTGGTATTCGTCCAGATTACGCTCGCATCAGGCCGAAGCACGGAGAAGAAGCAGCGTTTCTACCGAGAATTGGCCGCACTCCTGCAAGCGGAATGCGGCATTCGCGAAGAGGATGTATTCGTCGTGCTCGTCGAGACGGGATTGGAGAATTGGTCGTTCGGCAACGGAGTGGCGCAAATGATTGAGATCGATGAACGCATACGCTGA
- a CDS encoding YfiT family bacillithiol transferase has protein sequence MEEDRMRYPLGRLVPAANPTTEDLERWIMDIGGIAATLRSEVEKLTMAQLLTPYRPGGWTVLQVVHHLADTDLNAYFRFKRALTEDEPQASTFREDAFAELADYRVTPAEVSLAMLGALHRRFLDLLQDLLQTPAQFRRTFTSPKHGVMTLAQAVERFAWHGRHHIAQITGLKSRMGWN, from the coding sequence ATGGAAGAGGATCGCATGCGTTACCCGCTCGGACGATTGGTTCCCGCCGCTAATCCGACGACAGAAGACCTCGAACGCTGGATAATGGACATTGGCGGCATTGCCGCAACGCTTCGCTCCGAGGTGGAGAAGCTCACGATGGCGCAGCTCCTGACGCCCTATCGTCCCGGGGGCTGGACCGTGCTGCAAGTCGTCCATCATTTGGCCGACACAGACCTCAACGCGTATTTCCGTTTCAAACGAGCGCTGACTGAAGACGAGCCGCAAGCAAGCACGTTTCGCGAAGATGCTTTTGCGGAATTGGCCGACTATCGGGTGACGCCTGCGGAAGTATCGCTGGCGATGCTGGGTGCGCTGCACCGGAGGTTCCTCGACCTGCTGCAAGACCTGCTCCAAACCCCTGCGCAATTCCGCCGGACGTTCACCAGCCCGAAGCACGGCGTCATGACGCTCGCCCAAGCCGTGGAGCGATTCGCATGGCACGGACGGCATCATATCGCCCAGATCACCGGATTAAAGTCGCGTATGGGATGGAATTGA
- a CDS encoding response regulator transcription factor, whose protein sequence is MLIEDDADIRGIVAGTLRKWQYEVVELADFGHVLGEFETHRPHLILLDINLPVFDGFYWCRQIRAVSNVPIIFLSSRNQNMDIVMAINMGGDDFVQKPFDLEILVAKVTALLRRNYTYQEESLQLRHRGLQLNLANSTADYDGRSSELSRNEFIILGVLMRKTGIIVSREDLMQALWHDEQFIDDNTLTVNVNRLRRKIADLGLDSFIATRKGMGYIVE, encoded by the coding sequence ATGCTTATCGAAGACGACGCGGACATCCGCGGCATCGTGGCGGGAACGCTGCGCAAATGGCAGTACGAAGTCGTCGAACTGGCTGATTTCGGCCATGTGCTGGGCGAATTCGAAACCCATCGTCCCCATCTGATTTTGCTCGATATCAACCTGCCCGTATTCGACGGTTTTTATTGGTGCAGACAAATCCGCGCCGTCTCCAATGTCCCGATTATTTTCCTATCCTCCCGCAATCAGAATATGGATATCGTGATGGCCATCAACATGGGCGGCGATGATTTCGTGCAGAAGCCGTTCGATCTGGAAATTCTCGTGGCCAAAGTAACCGCGCTGCTGCGCCGCAATTATACGTACCAGGAAGAAAGCCTGCAGCTCCGGCACCGCGGCTTGCAGCTGAACCTCGCCAACTCGACCGCCGACTACGACGGACGAAGCTCCGAGCTGTCGCGGAACGAATTCATCATTCTCGGCGTGCTCATGCGGAAGACCGGCATCATCGTTTCCCGCGAGGACCTTATGCAGGCATTATGGCATGACGAGCAGTTCATCGACGACAATACGCTGACCGTGAACGTCAACCGGCTGCGGCGCAAAATCGCCGATCTCGGTCTGGATTCGTTCATCGCGACCCGCAAAGGAATGGGGTATATCGTGGAATGA